In one Mesorhizobium australicum genomic region, the following are encoded:
- a CDS encoding monovalent cation:proton antiporter-2 (CPA2) family protein, translated as MEQHGPAIYAQVLLMLGGAVIAAPLFKRFGLETVLGYIAAGIAIGPVTLLITGSDQLLQLGELGVVFLLFIIGLELKPARLWAMRKDIFGLGTAQVVTTGLVLTALAVLLAGFSLPAAILAGFGLALSSTAFATQILEQQGSLNRRYGQISFSILLLQDMAIVPLLAVIPILAPFAVEMEESGYRELSIAAAAVATLFVSGRYLLNPLFRIIANTGAREAMIAAALLVVLGAATLMQLAGLSMAMGAFLAGVMLADSSYRHELEACIEPFRGILLGLFFMAVGMSLDLEVIRDHWGTILIAVPIMMLVKALIIYPLARLFGADHDDALQVALILPQGGEFGFVLFSAATGAAILSAETASMLIAIVTVSMALTPVVVRLGQRLKTPLDADEIEENFDEAGADVLMIGFSRFGQIASQILLSGGTSVTIIDNSANRVRAVEKFGFRIYFGDGTRKDVLEAAGIRDAKVVAICTRERATTDKIVDLIQHDYPDVKLYVRAYDRTHTLQLRAKGVEYEVRETFESGLMFGRRTLEGLGVSEMEALEIAEDVRRRDEERLAMQATGGAYAGSGTLTTTPVSPEPLTRPSREARRLDKAIEEADKREPSAAPG; from the coding sequence ATGGAACAGCACGGACCGGCGATCTATGCACAAGTGTTGCTGATGCTGGGTGGAGCGGTCATCGCTGCCCCACTTTTCAAGCGCTTCGGATTAGAGACGGTGCTGGGCTACATCGCGGCCGGCATCGCCATCGGGCCGGTCACGCTGCTGATCACCGGCAGTGACCAGTTGCTTCAACTCGGCGAGCTCGGCGTCGTGTTCCTGCTCTTCATCATCGGTCTGGAACTCAAGCCGGCGCGGTTGTGGGCCATGCGCAAAGACATATTCGGCCTCGGTACGGCGCAGGTGGTCACCACCGGCCTCGTGCTGACGGCTCTCGCCGTTCTGCTCGCCGGCTTCTCGCTGCCGGCGGCGATCCTTGCCGGATTCGGCCTGGCGCTGTCGTCGACCGCATTCGCGACCCAGATCCTCGAACAGCAGGGCTCGCTCAACCGGCGCTATGGCCAGATCTCGTTCTCCATCCTTCTGCTGCAGGACATGGCGATCGTGCCGCTGCTTGCCGTCATTCCAATCCTGGCGCCCTTCGCGGTCGAGATGGAGGAATCGGGCTACAGGGAGCTTTCGATCGCGGCCGCCGCGGTGGCGACCCTGTTCGTCTCCGGCCGCTACCTGCTCAACCCGCTGTTCCGCATCATCGCCAACACCGGCGCGCGAGAGGCCATGATCGCGGCGGCGCTGCTTGTGGTGCTTGGTGCCGCGACACTGATGCAGCTTGCAGGCCTGTCCATGGCAATGGGCGCATTCCTGGCGGGCGTGATGCTGGCCGATTCATCCTACCGGCATGAGCTGGAAGCCTGCATCGAGCCTTTCCGCGGCATCCTGCTCGGCCTGTTCTTCATGGCGGTCGGCATGTCGCTCGACCTCGAGGTGATCCGGGACCATTGGGGCACCATCCTGATCGCAGTGCCGATCATGATGCTGGTGAAGGCCCTGATCATCTATCCTCTGGCGCGTCTCTTCGGTGCCGATCACGACGATGCGCTGCAGGTGGCGCTGATCCTGCCGCAGGGCGGCGAGTTCGGCTTCGTGCTCTTTTCGGCAGCGACCGGCGCGGCGATCCTCTCAGCGGAGACGGCATCGATGCTGATCGCGATCGTGACCGTCTCCATGGCGCTGACGCCCGTCGTCGTGCGCCTGGGCCAGCGGCTGAAGACGCCGCTCGACGCGGACGAGATCGAGGAGAACTTCGACGAGGCGGGCGCGGACGTGCTGATGATCGGATTCTCACGCTTCGGCCAGATCGCGTCGCAAATCCTGCTGTCGGGCGGCACGTCGGTCACGATCATAGACAACTCGGCCAACCGGGTGCGCGCCGTCGAGAAATTCGGCTTCCGCATCTATTTCGGCGACGGCACGCGCAAAGACGTGCTGGAGGCCGCCGGCATCCGCGACGCCAAGGTGGTTGCGATCTGCACCCGCGAGCGGGCCACGACGGACAAGATCGTCGACTTGATCCAGCACGACTATCCCGACGTTAAACTCTATGTGCGCGCCTACGACAGGACGCATACGCTGCAGCTGCGCGCCAAGGGCGTGGAATACGAGGTGCGGGAGACCTTCGAGTCGGGCCTGATGTTCGGCCGCCGCACCCTCGAGGGGCTTGGCGTATCGGAAATGGAGGCGCTGGAGATTGCCGAGGACGTGCGCCGGCGGGACGAGGAGCGCCTCGCCATGCAGGCGACCGGCGGCGCCTATGCCGGCAGTGGCACGCTGACGACGACGCCGGTGTCGCCCGAGCCGCTGACCAGGCCCAGCCGGGAGGCGCGCCGGCTCGACAAGGCGATCGAGGAAGCGGACAAGCGGGAACCGTCGGCGGCGCCCGGCTGA
- a CDS encoding TldD/PmbA family protein: MTDSPDSKKLAERVAALVDAAKRAGADAADAVAVRSRSKGVTVRLGKVESTEASESDDISLRVFVGQRVASVSATASSDAGTLAQRAVAMAKVSPEDPYQGLVDPALLADGVVDLDLFDPTELSAEQLREAALEMEEAALAIKGISNSGGSSAGAGMGGMVLATSHGFVGHYAATRFSRSVSAVAGEGTGMERDYDFSSRQHYLDLESAAAIGRSAGERAVRRLGGRKVPTGTITAVFDPRVARGIAGHLAGAINGASVARKTSFLRDMMGEQVASAAITVTDDPLRRRGQASRPFDGEGVRGQPLTMVDRGVLRHWFLSNSAAKELGLVTNGRGARSGSSVSPTSTNLAIEPGAISPKDMIARLKSGFYVTEVFGQGVNMVTGEYSRGASGFWIENGELTFPVTEVTIASNLKDMFLALVPADDLDRNFGTAAPTLLIEGMTLAGS, from the coding sequence ATGACAGATTCCCCCGATTCGAAGAAACTTGCCGAGCGCGTCGCCGCATTGGTGGATGCAGCGAAGCGGGCAGGGGCCGACGCAGCCGATGCGGTCGCCGTCCGCTCGCGCTCGAAGGGCGTCACTGTCCGTCTCGGCAAGGTAGAATCGACCGAGGCGTCGGAAAGCGACGACATCTCGCTGCGCGTCTTCGTCGGACAGCGCGTCGCCAGCGTCTCGGCCACCGCCTCCTCGGATGCCGGCACGCTCGCCCAACGCGCCGTTGCGATGGCGAAGGTCTCGCCCGAGGACCCCTACCAGGGGCTTGTCGATCCGGCGCTTCTTGCTGACGGCGTCGTCGACCTCGATCTGTTCGACCCGACGGAGCTGTCCGCCGAGCAACTGCGCGAGGCGGCACTGGAAATGGAAGAAGCCGCGCTCGCCATCAAGGGCATCTCCAATTCGGGCGGTTCCAGCGCCGGCGCCGGCATGGGCGGCATGGTGCTGGCCACTTCGCACGGCTTCGTCGGCCACTATGCCGCCACCCGCTTCTCCCGCTCGGTCAGCGCCGTCGCCGGAGAGGGCACCGGCATGGAGCGTGACTACGACTTCTCCTCGCGCCAGCATTATCTCGACCTCGAAAGCGCGGCCGCCATCGGCAGGAGCGCCGGCGAGCGGGCCGTGCGCCGGCTCGGTGGGCGCAAGGTGCCGACCGGGACGATCACCGCTGTCTTCGACCCGCGCGTGGCGCGCGGCATCGCCGGCCACCTCGCCGGCGCGATCAACGGCGCCAGCGTGGCGCGCAAGACGAGCTTCCTGCGCGACATGATGGGCGAGCAGGTCGCTTCCGCGGCCATCACCGTCACCGACGATCCGCTGCGCCGCCGCGGTCAGGCCTCGCGGCCCTTCGACGGCGAGGGCGTACGGGGACAGCCGCTGACAATGGTCGACCGTGGCGTGCTGCGGCACTGGTTCCTGTCGAATTCGGCCGCGAAGGAGCTCGGCCTCGTGACCAACGGGCGCGGCGCGCGCTCCGGTTCGTCCGTGTCGCCGACCTCGACCAACCTGGCGATCGAGCCGGGCGCCATCTCGCCGAAGGACATGATCGCCCGCCTCAAGTCAGGCTTCTACGTAACCGAGGTGTTCGGCCAGGGCGTCAACATGGTAACCGGCGAATACAGCCGCGGCGCCTCCGGCTTCTGGATCGAGAACGGCGAACTGACCTTCCCGGTGACCGAGGTGACGATCGCCTCCAACCTCAAGGACATGTTCCTGGCACTTGTTCCTGCCGACGATCTCGACCGCAATTTCGGCACGGCCGCGCCAACGCTGCTCATCGAAGGGATGACCCTTGCAGGCAGTTGA
- a CDS encoding 3'(2'),5'-bisphosphate nucleotidase CysQ, which yields MQAVEPRLTAFEADLALISDAALRGGEIAMRYFGRKPDVWMKPGDSPVTQADIAVDTYLRETLRAARPDYGWLSEETVDTPDRLKTERLFVVDPIDGTRAFIDKRDTWCVSIAVVEKGRPLAGVLACPAKAEFYSAALGGGAFLDGTGLSIRETDASPSIAGPKTMVDAARERFPDLRTVPYIPSLAYRLAMVAAGRIDATFVKPRSHDWDLAAADLILTEAGGGIRAREGGSPFYGGVSPQHGSLVAGGPYLLDRLSDILIRQDA from the coding sequence TTGCAGGCAGTTGAACCCCGGCTGACGGCCTTCGAGGCCGACCTCGCTTTGATCTCCGACGCCGCGCTGCGCGGCGGCGAGATCGCCATGCGCTATTTCGGTCGCAAGCCGGACGTCTGGATGAAGCCGGGCGATTCCCCGGTCACCCAGGCCGACATCGCCGTCGACACCTATCTGCGTGAGACCCTGCGCGCCGCGCGGCCGGACTATGGCTGGCTGTCCGAGGAGACGGTCGACACGCCCGACCGGCTGAAGACAGAGCGGCTGTTCGTCGTCGACCCGATCGACGGCACCCGCGCCTTCATCGACAAGCGCGACACCTGGTGCGTCAGCATCGCCGTGGTCGAGAAGGGTCGACCACTCGCAGGCGTGCTGGCGTGCCCGGCCAAGGCCGAGTTTTATTCCGCCGCGCTCGGCGGCGGCGCGTTCCTGGACGGAACAGGCCTGTCGATCCGCGAGACCGATGCCTCTCCATCGATCGCCGGGCCGAAGACGATGGTCGATGCCGCGCGCGAGCGCTTCCCGGACCTGCGCACCGTGCCCTACATCCCCTCGCTCGCCTATCGGCTGGCGATGGTCGCGGCCGGTCGCATCGACGCCACATTCGTCAAGCCTAGGTCGCACGATTGGGATCTGGCGGCCGCCGATCTCATCCTCACGGAGGCTGGAGGCGGGATTCGTGCGCGAGAGGGCGGTTCGCCATTTTATGGCGGCGTCAGTCCGCAGCACGGCTCGCTTGTCGCGGGCGGCCCTTATCTACTAGACAGGCTCTCGGATATTCTGATCCGCCAGGACGCCTGA
- a CDS encoding DUF4170 domain-containing protein, protein MSDDGERKQLLHLVFGGELKSLKGLEFRDLEGLDIVGIFPDYKSAELAWRAKAQASVDNAHMRYFIVHLHRLLDPDSQQAAGR, encoded by the coding sequence ATGTCTGACGATGGCGAAAGGAAGCAGCTTCTGCATCTCGTCTTCGGTGGCGAGCTGAAGTCGTTGAAGGGGCTCGAATTCCGCGACCTCGAAGGCCTCGACATCGTCGGTATCTTTCCCGACTACAAGTCGGCCGAGCTTGCCTGGCGCGCCAAGGCGCAGGCCAGCGTCGACAACGCGCACATGCGCTACTTCATCGTCCATCTGCACCGCCTCCTCGACCCCGATTCGCAACAGGCGGCCGGGCGCTAG
- a CDS encoding lysophospholipid acyltransferase family protein — MSAEDEAPQPVRKRSPIGRLWRKIRKPLAQSTMVKNLLASAIASGLRFVKATNRIAPGSDPVDSFLDVRSNNIYVLWHGQHLLAPAFVPKGQRLPTMFSRSADAELNALAASRLGLEPVRGSGGRDGKHSIEKGGARALIALKKALDQGKSVCMIADIPHGTPREAGLGVITLSRISGRPIVGVAFATSRRKVLEKSWDKTTINLPFGRCGIASTEEIQVPAGASEAEMEYYRRRLTDALNAATKRAYSLADDRT; from the coding sequence ATGTCCGCCGAGGACGAGGCGCCGCAGCCTGTGCGCAAGCGCAGCCCGATCGGCCGCCTCTGGCGGAAGATCCGCAAGCCGCTGGCGCAGTCGACCATGGTGAAGAACCTGCTCGCCTCGGCGATCGCGTCGGGCCTGCGCTTCGTCAAGGCGACGAACCGGATCGCGCCCGGCTCCGATCCGGTGGACAGCTTCCTCGATGTCCGCTCGAACAATATCTACGTGCTCTGGCACGGCCAGCATCTGCTTGCCCCGGCCTTCGTGCCGAAAGGGCAGCGCTTGCCGACCATGTTCTCGCGCAGCGCCGACGCCGAACTCAACGCGCTGGCCGCAAGCCGCCTCGGACTGGAGCCCGTCAGGGGATCAGGCGGGCGCGACGGTAAGCATTCGATCGAAAAAGGCGGTGCGAGGGCGCTGATTGCCCTCAAAAAGGCGCTCGACCAGGGCAAGTCGGTCTGCATGATCGCAGACATACCGCACGGAACCCCGCGCGAGGCGGGGCTCGGCGTGATCACCCTGTCGAGGATATCCGGCCGGCCCATCGTCGGCGTCGCCTTCGCCACGAGCCGGCGCAAGGTGCTCGAAAAGAGCTGGGACAAGACGACGATCAACCTGCCCTTCGGGCGTTGCGGCATCGCCTCCACCGAGGAAATCCAGGTGCCGGCAGGTGCGTCCGAGGCGGAGATGGAATACTACCGCCGCCGCCTCACCGACGCTCTCAACGCGGCGACGAAGCGCGCCTACAGCCTGGCAGACGACCGCACATGA
- the waaA gene encoding lipid IV(A) 3-deoxy-D-manno-octulosonic acid transferase produces MSERWARALLGTYRWAGAAAYPLVGGYIAWRTSKGKEERSRRRERYGFPGAARPHGPLVWFHAASVGETLAVAPLVERIIGLGINVVLTTGTVTSAAVVRDRFSEGVIHQYVPLDLTPALNRFLTHWAPDLAIIAESEIWPMTILELGSRRIPQILVNGRMSDRSFESWKKRSYIAEALFENLSHVIAQSEIDGERFRTLGARPVTVSGNLKGDTEPLPVDDAALALIGGQIGKRPTWAAVSTHEGEEQVAVSVHRLLKQRHPDILTIIVPRHPKRADALEAEFAAMGLKVARRSRNDRILYDTDILLGDTIGEMGLYLRLTEIAFVGRSLTAEGGQNPLEPALLDTAVLAGRNVQNFRDAYQKLVDRGGARLVRDADMLAGAVNFLLTNPAKRREMIAAGRETVEAMRGALNLTLKALEPYVQPLIVKARLEQANGRRAR; encoded by the coding sequence ATGAGCGAACGCTGGGCACGCGCACTGTTGGGCACATATCGCTGGGCCGGAGCCGCGGCCTATCCGCTGGTCGGCGGCTATATCGCCTGGCGCACCAGCAAGGGCAAGGAGGAGCGTAGCCGCCGGCGCGAGCGCTACGGCTTCCCTGGAGCGGCCCGCCCGCATGGCCCGCTCGTCTGGTTCCACGCCGCGAGCGTCGGCGAGACGCTCGCCGTGGCGCCGCTGGTCGAGCGCATCATAGGCCTCGGTATCAACGTGGTGCTGACCACCGGGACCGTGACCTCCGCCGCCGTGGTGCGCGACCGCTTCAGCGAAGGCGTGATCCACCAATATGTGCCGCTGGACCTGACCCCGGCGCTGAACCGCTTCCTCACCCACTGGGCGCCGGATCTCGCCATCATTGCCGAATCCGAGATCTGGCCGATGACGATCCTGGAGCTCGGCTCGCGCCGCATCCCGCAGATCCTCGTCAACGGCCGTATGTCCGACCGCTCGTTCGAATCGTGGAAGAAGCGCTCCTACATCGCCGAGGCGCTGTTCGAGAACCTCTCGCACGTCATCGCGCAGTCGGAAATCGACGGCGAGCGCTTCCGCACCCTGGGCGCGAGGCCCGTGACGGTGTCGGGCAACCTTAAGGGCGACACCGAGCCGCTTCCGGTGGACGACGCCGCGCTGGCGCTGATCGGCGGCCAGATCGGCAAACGCCCGACATGGGCGGCGGTGTCGACCCATGAGGGCGAGGAGCAGGTGGCCGTCTCCGTCCATCGCCTCCTGAAGCAGCGGCATCCCGACATCCTGACGATCATCGTGCCGCGCCATCCCAAGCGCGCCGACGCGCTGGAGGCAGAGTTCGCGGCCATGGGCCTGAAGGTGGCACGCCGCAGCCGCAACGACCGCATCCTCTATGACACCGACATCCTGCTCGGCGACACGATCGGCGAGATGGGACTCTACCTGCGCCTGACCGAGATCGCCTTCGTCGGCCGTTCGCTGACGGCGGAGGGCGGCCAGAACCCGCTCGAGCCGGCGCTGCTCGATACGGCGGTACTGGCCGGGCGCAACGTGCAGAACTTCCGCGACGCCTACCAGAAGCTCGTCGACCGCGGCGGCGCCAGGCTCGTTCGCGACGCCGACATGCTGGCGGGCGCGGTGAACTTCCTCCTCACCAACCCGGCCAAGCGCCGCGAGATGATCGCCGCGGGTCGCGAGACGGTCGAGGCCATGCGCGGCGCGCTCAACCTCACGCTCAAGGCGCTGGAGCCCTATGTCCAGCCGCTGATCGTCAAGGCCCGCCTCGAGCAGGCCAACGGCCGCCGGGCGAGATGA
- the lpxK gene encoding tetraacyldisaccharide 4'-kinase: protein MASEAPPFWWDRPDWRSALLWPVSSVYGLVAARRMLNARREHVGVPVLCVGNPTVGGAGKTPVAIALAQQARRMGLEPGFLSRGHGGSLSKPHLVDPHHDSAKSTGDEPLLLASEAPTAVTPNRAAGARLLIAEGCDFLIMDDGFQSAHIHYDYALLVVDAQRGLGNGHIIPGGPVRAPLVDQIRHAHAVLRMGEGEAADALVRLAARAGRPIYDAVARPRPGSGVEGRALLAFAGIGHPDKFFRTVEEAGGRLVATRPFPDHHYYTDENLAELLEQADAAGADLVTTAKDAVRIRHASEVAARLLQRLSVIEIDLEFDPPGIPERIIGDTIAAFER, encoded by the coding sequence ATGGCAAGCGAGGCCCCGCCCTTCTGGTGGGATCGTCCCGACTGGAGGTCGGCGCTGCTGTGGCCGGTCTCGTCAGTCTACGGGCTGGTCGCTGCCCGCCGCATGCTGAATGCGCGACGCGAGCATGTCGGAGTGCCGGTGCTGTGCGTCGGCAACCCGACCGTCGGCGGGGCCGGCAAGACGCCGGTCGCCATCGCGCTCGCTCAGCAGGCCCGCCGCATGGGCCTGGAGCCGGGCTTTCTGTCGCGCGGCCATGGCGGCAGCCTGTCAAAGCCGCATCTGGTCGATCCGCACCACGACAGCGCCAAGTCGACCGGCGACGAGCCGCTTCTGCTCGCCAGCGAGGCGCCGACAGCGGTGACGCCCAACCGTGCGGCGGGCGCGCGGCTGCTGATCGCGGAGGGATGCGATTTCCTCATCATGGATGACGGGTTCCAGAGCGCGCATATCCATTACGACTACGCGCTCCTGGTGGTGGACGCGCAGCGCGGCCTCGGCAACGGCCACATCATCCCGGGCGGTCCGGTGAGGGCGCCGCTGGTCGACCAGATCCGCCATGCCCACGCGGTTCTGCGCATGGGCGAGGGCGAAGCGGCCGACGCGCTGGTGCGGCTCGCCGCGCGCGCCGGACGCCCGATCTACGACGCGGTCGCCCGGCCGCGCCCCGGCAGCGGGGTCGAGGGCCGCGCGCTGCTGGCCTTTGCCGGTATCGGCCATCCGGACAAGTTCTTCCGCACCGTCGAGGAGGCGGGCGGCAGGCTCGTCGCAACGCGGCCTTTCCCCGACCATCACTACTACACCGACGAGAACCTCGCCGAGCTGCTCGAACAGGCGGATGCAGCAGGCGCCGACCTGGTCACGACGGCAAAGGATGCCGTGCGCATCCGCCACGCCTCCGAGGTTGCCGCGCGACTTTTGCAGCGGCTCTCCGTCATCGAGATCGACCTGGAATTCGATCCGCCGGGAATTCCGGAACGGATCATCGGCGACACGATCGCCGCGTTCGAACGGTAG
- a CDS encoding DUF2093 domain-containing protein — protein sequence MNRFEGPGAKEARIRYLDGDFQVASPGSFVRCAVTGEAIPLDELKYWSVARQEAYLTAAISLKREIDANPGLRKRG from the coding sequence ATGAACCGTTTCGAAGGCCCCGGCGCGAAGGAAGCGCGCATCCGCTATCTCGACGGCGACTTCCAGGTCGCCAGTCCGGGCTCGTTCGTGCGCTGCGCGGTGACGGGTGAGGCAATACCGCTCGACGAGCTCAAATACTGGAGCGTCGCGCGGCAGGAGGCCTATCTCACCGCTGCCATCTCGCTGAAGCGTGAAATCGACGCCAATCCCGGCCTGCGCAAGCGCGGCTGA
- the mutL gene encoding DNA mismatch repair endonuclease MutL: protein MPIRPLSETMVNQIAAGEVIERPASVVKELVENALDAGATRVDVATAGGGLSLIRVTDDGSGIPEAELSLAVARHCTSKLTDDINDIRALGFRGEALPSIGSVSKLAIRSRTAEAENGAEIAVDGGRVASVRPAPANRGTLVEVRDLFFATPARLKFMKGERAEATAIADTVKRIAIAFPEVRFSLSGPDRSTLDLAPAGEGPEGRLARVAQVLGREFAENSLAVDALREGVRLDGYISIPAYSRANALQQFAYVNGRPVRDKLIAGALRAGFADVLPRDRHPVTALFLTLDPALVDVNVHPAKSDVRFRDPGLVRGLIVGAIRETLARSGIRAATSGADGMMAAFRADGAAAAAPAWPRGDTGVNAPLWTTPQPARSFGPAGGFGEAMQAVFETARSTDMRADASEPPVDLLDRDLGAARAQVHENYIVAQTRDSLIIVDQHAAHERLVYEQLKTALASRGVPAQMLLVPEIVDLGEDDAERLARHADTLRRFGLSVERFGPGAVAVRETPAMLGEVDAGQLIRDLADEIGEHDTTETLTRRLDAIAATMACHGSVRSGRKLRPEEMNALLRQMEATPGSGTCNHGRPTYIELKLADIERLFGRR, encoded by the coding sequence ATGCCAATCCGCCCCCTCTCCGAAACGATGGTGAACCAGATCGCCGCCGGCGAGGTCATCGAGCGGCCGGCGAGCGTCGTTAAGGAACTGGTCGAGAACGCGCTGGACGCAGGCGCAACCCGCGTCGACGTCGCGACGGCCGGCGGCGGGCTCAGCCTCATCCGCGTCACCGACGACGGCTCGGGCATTCCGGAGGCCGAGCTGTCGCTCGCGGTGGCGCGCCACTGCACCTCCAAGCTCACCGACGACATCAACGACATCCGTGCCCTGGGCTTCCGCGGCGAGGCTCTGCCATCGATCGGCTCGGTGTCGAAGCTCGCGATCCGGTCGCGGACCGCAGAGGCGGAAAACGGCGCGGAGATCGCGGTGGACGGCGGCCGCGTCGCGTCCGTGCGCCCGGCGCCCGCCAATCGCGGCACGCTGGTGGAGGTGCGCGACCTGTTCTTTGCGACGCCGGCGCGGCTGAAGTTCATGAAGGGCGAGCGCGCGGAGGCGACGGCGATCGCCGACACGGTCAAGCGCATCGCGATCGCGTTCCCCGAAGTCCGGTTCAGCCTGTCCGGACCCGACCGCAGCACGCTCGACCTAGCTCCCGCCGGCGAAGGCCCCGAAGGCCGGCTTGCGCGCGTGGCGCAGGTGCTCGGCCGTGAATTCGCCGAGAATTCGCTCGCCGTCGACGCGCTGCGGGAAGGCGTGCGGCTCGACGGCTACATCTCCATCCCCGCCTACAGCCGGGCGAACGCGCTGCAGCAGTTCGCCTATGTCAACGGCCGACCGGTGCGCGACAAGCTGATCGCCGGCGCGCTGCGCGCCGGTTTCGCCGACGTTCTGCCGCGCGACCGGCATCCGGTCACCGCGCTGTTCCTGACGCTCGACCCGGCCCTGGTGGACGTCAACGTGCATCCGGCGAAGTCCGACGTGCGCTTCCGCGATCCGGGCCTCGTGCGCGGCCTGATCGTCGGTGCGATCCGCGAGACCTTGGCGCGTTCCGGCATCCGGGCGGCGACGAGCGGCGCGGACGGCATGATGGCCGCGTTCCGCGCAGACGGCGCCGCAGCCGCAGCGCCGGCGTGGCCTCGCGGCGATACCGGTGTGAACGCCCCGCTATGGACGACACCGCAGCCCGCCCGCTCCTTCGGCCCGGCGGGTGGGTTCGGCGAGGCGATGCAGGCCGTGTTCGAGACGGCGCGCTCCACCGACATGCGCGCGGATGCATCGGAGCCGCCGGTGGACCTGCTCGACCGGGATCTGGGTGCAGCGCGCGCGCAGGTGCACGAGAACTACATCGTCGCACAGACGCGGGATTCGCTCATCATCGTCGACCAGCACGCCGCGCATGAGCGGCTGGTCTACGAGCAGTTGAAGACGGCACTGGCGAGCCGCGGCGTTCCCGCCCAGATGCTGCTGGTGCCGGAGATTGTCGATCTCGGCGAGGACGATGCCGAAAGGCTCGCCAGGCACGCGGACACACTGCGCCGTTTCGGCCTGTCGGTCGAGCGCTTCGGCCCAGGCGCGGTCGCCGTGCGCGAGACGCCGGCCATGTTGGGCGAGGTGGATGCCGGGCAGTTGATCCGCGACCTCGCCGACGAGATCGGCGAGCACGACACGACCGAGACCCTGACCAGGCGGCTCGACGCGATCGCCGCGACGATGGCCTGCCACGGCTCGGTGCGGTCGGGCCGCAAGCTGCGGCCGGAGGAGATGAACGCGCTCCTGCGGCAGATGGAGGCGACGCCGGGCTCCGGAACGTGCAATCACGGCCGCCCGACCTATATCGAGCTGAAGCTCGCCGACATCGAACGGCTGTTCGGGCGGCGATGA